In Rothia mucilaginosa, one genomic interval encodes:
- the coaE gene encoding dephospho-CoA kinase, which yields MSQPSSPASTALRRYALTGGIGSGKSTIASLFVEQGAFLVDADAISRSLMEPGEAVLARTVAEFGEHLLDEDGRLNRPALARIVFNDEQARLRLNAIVHPAIRERAAQLVEQAQSEPGFSGVVLEDIPLLVETGDPSAFEGVVVVRTPLATRLQRLVSSRGMSEEDARARIAAQATDEQREAVATWIIDNGGSLEETAEQVRAVWAQMIAA from the coding sequence ATGTCCCAGCCTTCTTCCCCCGCTTCTACCGCCCTGCGCCGTTACGCCCTCACCGGCGGTATCGGCAGCGGCAAGAGTACCATCGCCTCCCTCTTCGTTGAGCAGGGAGCATTCCTGGTGGATGCGGACGCTATCTCCCGCTCCCTCATGGAGCCCGGCGAGGCGGTGCTCGCCCGCACGGTCGCGGAGTTCGGTGAGCATCTGCTCGATGAGGACGGCCGCCTCAACCGCCCCGCCCTGGCGCGTATCGTATTCAATGATGAGCAGGCGCGCCTGCGTCTGAACGCGATTGTGCATCCCGCTATTCGTGAGCGTGCCGCGCAACTGGTGGAGCAGGCGCAGTCCGAACCCGGTTTTAGCGGCGTGGTGCTGGAGGATATTCCCCTGCTCGTGGAGACCGGCGATCCGTCCGCCTTTGAGGGCGTGGTCGTGGTGCGCACTCCCCTGGCGACTCGCCTGCAGCGCCTCGTATCTTCGCGCGGCATGAGTGAGGAGGATGCGCGCGCCCGCATCGCCGCGCAGGCTACCGACGAGCAGCGTGAGGCGGTCGCAACCTGGATTATTGATAACGGCGGCTCGCTGGAGGAAACCGCCGAGCAGGTGCGCGCCGTCTGGGCGCAGATGATTGCCGCATAA
- the polA gene encoding DNA polymerase I, whose protein sequence is MTTENKTLLLIDGHSLALRSFFGIYTMAEKTGQHIFVRSDGQHTEAVHAFLSTLLSIIKDNQPSHIAVAFDLPGGTFRTAEYGEYKGGRNAIPEAFNGQIDLIKKMLGALNIPALTYENYEADDIVATLTRRGTEAGYKVLILSGDRDIFQLVTDDVTLLYPVTTGPSKGIQRMDPAAVEKKTKVPPHMYPDLAALTGEQADNLPGVPGVGPGFAAKWLGEYGSLQGVLDNRDKIGGKKGEALRENVDNVVRNRRLNQLVNDLDLNVTLEDTAFTPDLDALNTFFDEVEFRTIRKRAADTLGPIVRAAGSAGATSSAAEAGEEGAPKKAPTGPVYAPIATSAPTKNADAAAFRAFCSAAAEENYGTDEQGAPIAVPERLESAVTLYPVTNLPVARPAIGDAPAVKVTKTKIRAAEENPELLGVLLTSKSTSLWIDTRTIDPELDAALAAWLSDEAARKIVMDLKNQRKLLRAYGYELAGAVEDPALSSYMCGFIPTATRKLFSERMEDLAERYLWIPKEPYAQLVFQPETREEPSLFSLPGEAEPVDNLRYFTQISRIIHELARLLHYEMEEHGQLKVYEEIELPLLYVLADMEQAGIAVSDALLTELHDTFSARANQAQESARAIIGGEVATEDGEEPLNLASVKQLQTVLFETLGLPHTRKIKSGYSTDAESVTELLSKISPESDGAAFLGALIAYRDNIKLAQTVEGLQKAATEDGRVHTTFQQGAASTGRLSSTAPNLQNIPIRTEEGRRIRGAFIVAPEPIDGVEYEGLLTADYSQIEMRIMVHLAADEKLIAAYEAGEDLHRYVGSEVFGVAPEDVTPEQRSKVKAMSYGLAYGLSRFGLAKQLNISSDEAGELRTNYFKRFGRVGRFLRGVLKQAHQDGYTETIFGRRRVLPDLDSPNRVRREAAERAALNAPIQGTAADIIKIAMINIHRRLREEGLKTRMLLQVHDEIILEVATGEREAAERVLVEEMSGAASLRVPLDVQVGWGKSWQEAGH, encoded by the coding sequence GTGACTACAGAGAACAAAACCCTCCTGCTCATTGACGGACACTCCCTCGCCCTACGCTCCTTCTTCGGCATCTACACCATGGCCGAAAAGACCGGACAGCACATCTTCGTGCGCAGCGACGGCCAGCACACCGAAGCCGTCCACGCCTTCCTCTCCACCCTGCTGAGCATCATCAAAGACAACCAGCCCAGCCACATCGCCGTAGCCTTCGACCTGCCCGGCGGCACCTTCCGCACCGCCGAATACGGCGAATACAAGGGCGGCCGCAACGCCATCCCCGAAGCCTTCAACGGCCAGATCGACCTCATCAAAAAGATGCTCGGCGCGCTCAACATCCCCGCGCTCACCTACGAAAACTACGAAGCCGACGACATCGTCGCAACCCTCACCCGCCGCGGCACCGAAGCCGGCTACAAGGTCCTCATCCTCTCCGGCGACCGCGACATCTTCCAGCTCGTCACCGACGACGTCACCCTGCTCTACCCGGTCACCACCGGCCCCTCCAAGGGTATTCAGCGCATGGACCCCGCCGCCGTCGAAAAGAAAACCAAGGTACCCCCGCACATGTACCCCGACCTTGCCGCCCTCACCGGCGAGCAGGCGGACAACCTGCCCGGCGTACCCGGTGTGGGCCCCGGCTTCGCTGCCAAGTGGCTCGGCGAGTACGGCTCCCTGCAGGGTGTGCTCGACAACCGCGACAAGATTGGCGGCAAGAAGGGCGAGGCGCTGCGCGAGAACGTGGATAACGTGGTGCGCAACCGTCGCCTCAACCAGCTCGTCAACGACCTCGACCTGAACGTCACCCTCGAAGACACCGCATTCACCCCCGACCTGGATGCACTCAACACCTTCTTCGACGAAGTAGAGTTCCGCACCATCCGCAAGCGCGCCGCCGACACCCTCGGCCCCATCGTGCGCGCCGCCGGATCCGCAGGCGCTACTAGCTCCGCCGCAGAAGCAGGGGAGGAGGGCGCCCCCAAGAAGGCACCCACCGGCCCCGTCTACGCACCCATTGCCACCAGCGCACCCACCAAAAACGCAGACGCAGCAGCATTCCGCGCCTTCTGTTCCGCCGCAGCCGAAGAAAACTACGGCACCGACGAACAGGGCGCGCCCATCGCTGTACCCGAACGCCTCGAAAGCGCCGTGACCCTCTACCCGGTCACCAACCTGCCCGTAGCGCGCCCCGCCATCGGCGATGCCCCCGCCGTCAAGGTCACCAAAACCAAGATCCGCGCCGCCGAAGAAAACCCCGAACTGCTCGGCGTGCTCCTCACCAGCAAGAGCACCAGCCTCTGGATCGATACCCGCACCATCGACCCGGAACTCGACGCCGCCCTCGCCGCCTGGCTCTCCGACGAAGCAGCCCGCAAAATCGTCATGGACCTCAAAAACCAGCGCAAACTCCTGCGCGCCTACGGCTACGAACTCGCCGGCGCCGTCGAAGACCCCGCACTGTCCTCCTACATGTGCGGCTTCATTCCCACCGCAACCCGCAAGCTCTTCTCCGAACGCATGGAAGACCTCGCCGAACGCTACCTCTGGATCCCCAAGGAACCCTACGCGCAGCTGGTCTTCCAGCCCGAGACGCGCGAAGAACCCTCCCTCTTCAGTCTGCCCGGCGAAGCCGAACCCGTCGATAACCTGCGCTACTTCACGCAAATCAGCCGCATCATCCACGAACTCGCGCGCCTGTTGCACTACGAAATGGAAGAGCACGGCCAGCTGAAGGTCTACGAAGAAATCGAGCTGCCGCTACTGTACGTGCTCGCAGACATGGAGCAGGCCGGCATCGCCGTCTCCGATGCGCTCCTGACCGAGCTGCACGACACCTTCTCGGCACGCGCCAACCAGGCGCAGGAATCCGCCCGAGCCATCATCGGCGGGGAGGTCGCCACCGAGGACGGCGAAGAACCCCTCAACCTCGCCTCCGTCAAACAGCTGCAGACCGTGCTCTTCGAGACCCTCGGCCTGCCGCACACCCGCAAGATTAAGTCCGGCTACTCCACCGACGCCGAATCCGTCACCGAGCTGCTCTCCAAGATCTCGCCTGAATCCGACGGCGCAGCCTTCCTTGGTGCGCTCATCGCCTACCGCGACAACATCAAGCTCGCCCAGACCGTCGAGGGCCTGCAGAAGGCCGCCACCGAGGACGGACGCGTGCACACCACCTTCCAGCAGGGCGCCGCATCCACCGGTCGACTCTCCTCGACCGCGCCGAACCTGCAGAACATCCCGATTCGCACCGAGGAGGGCCGCCGCATCCGCGGTGCCTTCATCGTGGCTCCCGAGCCCATCGACGGCGTGGAGTACGAGGGTCTGCTCACCGCCGACTACTCGCAGATCGAAATGCGCATCATGGTGCACCTGGCCGCCGACGAGAAGCTCATCGCCGCCTACGAGGCGGGGGAGGACCTGCACCGTTACGTCGGCTCCGAGGTCTTCGGTGTCGCCCCCGAGGACGTCACCCCCGAGCAGCGCTCCAAGGTCAAGGCCATGTCCTACGGCCTGGCATACGGCCTGTCCCGATTCGGCCTCGCCAAGCAGCTGAACATCAGCTCCGACGAAGCAGGCGAACTGCGCACCAACTACTTCAAACGCTTCGGACGCGTGGGACGATTCCTGCGCGGCGTGCTCAAGCAGGCACACCAGGACGGCTACACCGAAACCATTTTTGGCCGCCGCCGCGTGCTGCCCGACCTGGACTCGCCCAACCGTGTACGCCGTGAAGCCGCCGAACGTGCCGCCCTCAACGCCCCGATTCAGGGCACCGCCGCGGACATCATCAAGATCGCCATGATTAACATTCACCGCCGCCTGCGCGAAGAGGGCCTGAAGACCCGCATGCTGCTGCAGGTGCACGACGAAATCATCCTCGAAGTCGCCACCGGTGAGCGTGAAGCCGCCGAACGCGTGCTCGTCGAGGAGATGAGCGGTGCCGCCTCCCTGCGTGTTCCTCTGGATGTGCAGGTCGGCTGGGGCAAGTCCTGGCAGGAGGCGGGCCACTAG
- a CDS encoding IMPACT family protein yields MQEETRANRYLVPRGDEPYESLLEIKRSEFIGHIKRVSTVEEARAYIESVRKTYHDARHVCSAFIIGADRDIQRSSDDGEPAGTAGVPMMQALLARQTREDGTTDLSDVVAVVVRYFGGIKLGAGGLVRAYTDAVVQTLDGALFDSRERLRVGQVPSSHADAGRLENEIRAAGLNVLGTEYGAEGATISLGVFDRPEELERAEELVVSLSSGAASVTWGDTQWVDLPV; encoded by the coding sequence ATGCAGGAAGAAACTCGCGCCAACCGCTACCTTGTGCCGCGCGGCGATGAGCCCTATGAGAGCCTCCTCGAAATTAAGCGTAGCGAATTTATTGGTCACATCAAGCGCGTGAGCACCGTTGAGGAGGCGCGCGCCTACATCGAGTCGGTGCGCAAGACCTACCACGATGCCCGCCACGTGTGTTCGGCGTTTATTATTGGTGCTGACCGCGATATTCAGCGTTCCTCCGATGACGGTGAGCCCGCCGGTACCGCCGGTGTGCCGATGATGCAGGCGTTGCTGGCGCGTCAGACCCGCGAGGATGGCACCACCGACCTGTCGGATGTGGTTGCGGTGGTTGTGCGCTATTTCGGTGGCATTAAGCTTGGCGCGGGCGGTTTGGTGCGTGCCTACACTGATGCGGTGGTGCAGACCCTGGACGGTGCGCTATTTGATTCGCGCGAGCGTCTGCGTGTGGGTCAGGTTCCCAGTTCGCATGCGGATGCTGGCCGCCTGGAGAACGAAATCCGCGCCGCCGGCCTGAACGTGCTGGGTACCGAGTACGGTGCGGAGGGTGCCACGATTTCCCTGGGTGTGTTTGACCGCCCGGAGGAGCTGGAGCGTGCCGAGGAGCTGGTGGTGAGCTTGAGTTCCGGTGCGGCGAGCGTGACCTGGGGCGATACGCAGTGGGTGGATTTGCCGGTCTAG
- a CDS encoding ABC transporter substrate-binding protein, whose product MSASASSQSSKKHTSFFVKDNGDGTKVIKDIDGKEVTVPTTPERIADLWHANNQVVLLLGGAEKLVSTTTNVKSLAWFKQVYPGIEKVDAPVKGTDVNMEQLLADKPEVLLASSKEQIAKAAEAGIPAVHVEFQNFADLKRTVELTAEVIGTDEAIERAEKYLAYLEKNENLIKERLKDVTESPKVLHISGGSDLTKVDGSKSLIGEWMKLAGAKNSLDGVENLKNISLEQIIASQPEYIIIGGADAQKGVDAIKADAAWADVPAVKNGKIIKNPVGTFNWDRYSAEEALQILWAAKLFHPEKFTDVDLVKETREFYSTFYGYNLTEDEAQRIINGQGPATN is encoded by the coding sequence GTGTCCGCTTCGGCTTCCTCTCAGAGCTCGAAGAAGCACACCAGCTTCTTCGTGAAGGATAACGGTGACGGCACCAAGGTCATCAAGGACATTGACGGCAAAGAAGTCACCGTCCCCACCACCCCGGAGCGCATCGCTGACCTGTGGCACGCAAACAACCAGGTGGTTCTGCTGCTCGGCGGTGCTGAGAAGCTGGTGTCCACCACGACTAACGTGAAGTCCCTGGCATGGTTCAAACAGGTCTACCCCGGTATTGAGAAGGTTGACGCGCCGGTGAAGGGCACCGACGTGAACATGGAGCAGCTGCTTGCCGATAAGCCGGAGGTGCTGCTCGCCTCCTCGAAGGAGCAGATTGCGAAGGCAGCTGAGGCGGGTATCCCGGCGGTGCACGTGGAGTTCCAGAACTTCGCGGACCTCAAGCGCACCGTTGAGCTGACCGCCGAGGTCATCGGCACCGACGAGGCGATTGAGCGTGCCGAGAAGTACCTGGCGTACCTGGAGAAGAACGAGAACCTCATCAAGGAGCGCCTCAAGGACGTCACCGAGTCCCCGAAGGTGCTGCACATTTCCGGCGGTTCTGACCTGACGAAGGTGGACGGCTCCAAGTCTCTGATTGGCGAGTGGATGAAGCTTGCGGGCGCGAAGAACTCCCTGGACGGCGTGGAGAACCTGAAGAACATTTCTCTGGAGCAGATTATTGCCTCGCAGCCGGAGTACATCATCATTGGCGGCGCGGATGCGCAGAAGGGTGTGGACGCGATTAAGGCTGACGCCGCGTGGGCTGACGTTCCCGCGGTGAAGAACGGCAAGATCATTAAGAACCCGGTCGGCACCTTCAACTGGGACCGCTACTCCGCCGAGGAGGCTCTGCAGATTCTGTGGGCGGCGAAGCTGTTCCACCCCGAGAAGTTCACCGATGTTGATCTGGTGAAGGAGACCCGCGAGTTCTACTCGACCTTCTACGGCTACAACCTGACCGAGGATGAGGCGCAGCGCATCATCAATGGTCAGGGCCCGGCAACTAACTAA
- the rpsA gene encoding 30S ribosomal protein S1, translating to MSTNIPQVAINDIGDEQAFLEAVEQTIKVFNDGDLVSGQVVKIDHDEVLLDIGYKTEGVIPSRELSIKHDIDPSEVVELGSEVEALVLTKEDKEGRLILSKKRAQYERAWGDIEKVKENDGVVTGTVIEVVKGGLILDIGLRGFLPASLVEMRRVRDLAPYIGQQIEAKIIELDKNRNNVVLSRRAYLEETQSAVRSSFLNELEKGQVREGVVSSIVNFGAFVDLGGVDGLVHVSELSWKHIDHPSEVVEVGQPVTVEVLEVDLDRERVSLSLKATQEDPWQAFARTHALGQIVPGKVTKLVPFGAFVRVEDGIEGLVHISELATRHVDLAEQVVSVGEEVFVKIIDIDMDRRRISLSLKQANEGVDPNATEFDPALYGMAAEYDEAGNYKYPEGFDPEANEWLEGFDAQREAWEAQYAEAQARFEAHKVQVAKALEADAEAAAAAPAAAEPAPTSYSSEEPASAGTLASDEALAELRKKLTGN from the coding sequence ATGAGCACCAACATCCCTCAGGTCGCAATCAACGACATCGGCGACGAGCAGGCATTCCTCGAGGCTGTCGAGCAGACCATTAAGGTCTTCAACGACGGCGATCTCGTCTCCGGCCAGGTCGTTAAGATCGACCACGATGAGGTTCTGCTCGACATCGGTTACAAGACCGAAGGCGTCATCCCCTCCCGCGAGCTGTCCATCAAGCACGACATCGACCCCTCTGAGGTTGTCGAGCTCGGCTCCGAGGTTGAGGCACTCGTCCTCACCAAGGAGGACAAGGAAGGTCGCCTGATCCTCTCCAAGAAGCGCGCACAGTACGAGCGTGCATGGGGCGACATCGAGAAGGTCAAGGAAAACGACGGCGTCGTTACCGGTACCGTTATCGAGGTTGTCAAGGGTGGCCTTATCCTCGACATCGGTCTGCGTGGCTTCCTGCCCGCATCCCTCGTTGAGATGCGCCGCGTCCGCGACCTCGCTCCCTACATCGGTCAGCAGATCGAAGCTAAGATCATCGAGCTGGACAAGAACCGCAACAACGTTGTTCTGTCCCGCCGTGCATACCTGGAAGAGACTCAGTCCGCTGTTCGCTCCTCCTTCCTCAACGAGCTGGAGAAGGGTCAGGTCCGCGAGGGCGTTGTCTCCTCCATCGTCAACTTCGGTGCATTCGTGGACCTGGGTGGCGTGGACGGTCTGGTTCACGTTTCCGAGCTGTCCTGGAAGCACATCGACCACCCGTCCGAGGTTGTCGAGGTTGGCCAGCCCGTTACCGTCGAGGTTCTCGAGGTGGACCTGGACCGCGAGCGCGTGTCCCTGTCCCTCAAGGCAACCCAGGAAGATCCGTGGCAGGCATTTGCTCGCACCCACGCTCTGGGTCAGATCGTTCCCGGCAAGGTCACCAAGCTCGTTCCCTTCGGTGCATTCGTGCGCGTTGAGGACGGCATCGAGGGCCTCGTCCACATCTCCGAGCTGGCAACCCGCCACGTTGACCTGGCTGAGCAGGTCGTCTCCGTTGGTGAAGAGGTCTTCGTTAAGATCATCGACATCGACATGGACCGCCGCCGCATCTCCCTGTCCCTCAAGCAGGCAAACGAGGGCGTTGACCCCAACGCTACCGAGTTTGACCCCGCTCTGTACGGCATGGCTGCAGAGTACGACGAGGCTGGCAACTACAAGTACCCCGAGGGCTTCGACCCCGAGGCTAACGAGTGGCTGGAAGGCTTCGACGCACAGCGCGAGGCTTGGGAAGCACAGTACGCAGAGGCACAGGCTCGCTTCGAGGCTCACAAGGTTCAGGTTGCTAAGGCTCTCGAGGCTGACGCAGAGGCTGCAGCAGCAGCTCCCGCAGCAGCTGAGCCCGCACCGACCTCTTACTCCTCCGAGGAGCCCGCTTCCGCAGGTACCCTCGCATCGGATGAGGCACTGGCTGAGCTCCGCAAGAAGCTGACCGGCAACTAA